From Haloglomus litoreum, the proteins below share one genomic window:
- a CDS encoding MBL fold metallo-hydrolase: protein MAERNTDDTPTSDAGDGPDPIPVPGCPETYAVDHLLHGQPTALSSYLVAGEAPVVVDCGAADTTDRIRAAMADLGVDPAAVEAILVTHVHLDHAGGAGDLARACPDAEVYVHERGLPYLTDADRLARLKESTDEAMGMPDAYGDPEVVPASRCVSVTGGETLDLPDRTLEFVDAPGHAPHHYAAIDRASGALFSLDAAGMYYDGRVLPTTPPPSFDLAANLETVERLRGLDPTVNCYGHFGPGEHGAADAELAGYAEVLPEYVERIDALRADHDGAGEILGALGERWQTPTAYRDVAGVLRYLREREGEN from the coding sequence ATGGCAGAGCGGAACACCGACGACACCCCCACGTCGGACGCCGGCGACGGTCCCGACCCCATCCCGGTTCCGGGCTGTCCGGAGACGTACGCGGTCGACCACCTGCTGCACGGCCAGCCGACGGCTCTCTCCTCGTACCTCGTCGCGGGCGAGGCGCCGGTGGTCGTCGACTGCGGCGCCGCGGACACGACCGACCGCATCCGCGCGGCGATGGCCGACCTCGGCGTCGACCCGGCGGCCGTCGAGGCCATCCTCGTCACCCACGTCCACCTCGACCACGCGGGCGGCGCGGGCGACCTGGCGCGCGCCTGCCCGGACGCGGAGGTCTACGTTCACGAGCGCGGCCTGCCGTACCTGACCGACGCCGACCGGCTGGCGCGCCTGAAGGAGAGCACGGACGAGGCGATGGGGATGCCCGACGCCTACGGCGACCCCGAGGTCGTCCCGGCGTCGCGGTGCGTGTCGGTCACGGGTGGCGAGACGCTCGACCTGCCCGACCGGACCCTCGAGTTCGTCGACGCGCCCGGACACGCACCCCACCACTACGCCGCTATCGACCGCGCCTCCGGCGCCCTGTTCTCGCTCGACGCCGCGGGGATGTACTACGACGGCCGGGTCCTGCCGACCACGCCGCCGCCGTCGTTCGACCTGGCGGCGAACCTGGAGACGGTCGAGCGCCTGCGCGGGCTGGACCCGACGGTGAACTGCTACGGGCACTTCGGCCCCGGCGAGCACGGGGCCGCGGACGCCGAGCTCGCGGGCTACGCCGAGGTGCTCCCGGAGTACGTCGAGCGCATCGACGCCCTCCGGGCCGACCACGACGGGGCCGGGGAGATACTCGGCGCGCTGGGCGAGCGGTGGCAGACACCCACCGCCTACCGGGACGTGGCCGGCGTTCTCCGGTACCTTCGGGAGCGGGAGGGCGAGAACTGA
- a CDS encoding DUF5812 family protein produces MTDESTAADGETTTGQFVVTHADADSAVLKAVDGGQVHTLATNPGVEMDDVVEATLAPEPPMEVTWRVLEVASRRALSIEHSPEPPTELAYDIAADQPVGEVTRRERAGEGELHVLTLDPGTVETAAEEVAADEATRTVAARVGARRVELRLDDDEGVLSVRYLP; encoded by the coding sequence ATGACCGACGAGTCGACGGCGGCGGACGGGGAGACGACGACCGGCCAGTTCGTGGTCACGCACGCGGACGCCGACAGCGCGGTGCTGAAGGCCGTCGACGGCGGGCAGGTCCACACGCTGGCGACGAACCCCGGCGTCGAGATGGACGACGTGGTCGAGGCGACGCTCGCACCAGAGCCGCCGATGGAGGTGACGTGGCGCGTCCTCGAGGTGGCCTCCCGGCGAGCACTCAGCATCGAGCACAGCCCCGAGCCCCCCACGGAGCTGGCCTACGACATCGCCGCCGACCAGCCCGTCGGCGAGGTGACGCGCCGGGAGCGCGCCGGGGAGGGGGAACTCCACGTGCTCACCCTCGACCCGGGGACCGTCGAGACCGCCGCCGAGGAGGTCGCCGCCGACGAGGCCACCCGCACCGTCGCCGCACGGGTCGGTGCCCGGCGTGTCGAGTTGCGACTCGACGACGACGAGGGCGTCCTCAGCGTGCGCTACCTGCCCTGA
- a CDS encoding MOSC domain-containing protein, which translates to MADHDGTDPRVARLRVYPVKSLDPYEPDRAEVLPEGGLGFDREFALVDDDGDYVNGKNERAVHRLRSTFEPPATVRLRPNGDPDAVRTFDLADSEGRAAAEAWLAEFFGYPVHVRRDEHGGFPDDTHAHGPTVVSTATVERVADWFDLPVENARRRLRANIEVDGVPAFWEDRLFPSDDREHVVGFRVGDAEFEGINPCQRCVVPSRDPDTGEELPEFNRRFVERRAAEKPDWAGDAWFDHEFRLMVNTRVPRDTVGAEVSVGDAVRILDERPR; encoded by the coding sequence ATGGCCGACCACGACGGGACCGACCCACGCGTCGCCCGCCTGCGGGTCTATCCGGTGAAGTCGCTGGACCCGTACGAACCCGACCGTGCGGAGGTGCTGCCCGAGGGTGGACTCGGGTTCGACCGCGAGTTCGCACTCGTCGACGACGACGGTGACTACGTGAACGGGAAGAACGAGCGCGCGGTCCACCGGCTCCGGTCGACGTTCGAGCCTCCGGCGACGGTTCGCCTCCGCCCGAACGGCGACCCCGACGCCGTCCGGACGTTCGACCTCGCAGACAGCGAGGGGCGGGCCGCCGCGGAGGCGTGGCTGGCCGAGTTCTTCGGCTACCCGGTCCACGTCCGGCGCGACGAGCACGGCGGCTTCCCCGACGACACCCACGCCCACGGCCCGACGGTCGTCTCCACGGCCACCGTCGAGCGCGTGGCCGACTGGTTCGACCTCCCGGTCGAGAACGCCCGCCGACGGCTCCGGGCGAACATCGAGGTCGATGGTGTCCCCGCCTTCTGGGAGGACCGCCTGTTCCCCAGTGACGACCGCGAGCACGTCGTCGGGTTCCGCGTCGGCGACGCCGAGTTCGAGGGGATCAACCCGTGCCAGCGGTGCGTGGTCCCCTCGCGGGACCCCGACACGGGCGAGGAACTCCCCGAGTTCAACCGCCGCTTCGTCGAGCGCCGCGCCGCCGAGAAGCCCGACTGGGCCGGCGACGCCTGGTTCGACCACGAGTTCCGGCTGATGGTCAACACGCGGGTCCCTCGCGATACCGTCGGCGCCGAGGTGTCGGTGGGGGACGCGGTGCGGATACTGGACGAGCGGCCGCGGTGA
- a CDS encoding ferredoxin — protein sequence MSDADEPVDPAEIGETDAPPVEEKPYKIIFEANKCIAAGKCAEVSANWEMDLKSGLGTPKTYFFDESELDHNVRAAEVCPAKKDRGVIHVVDRRTDEEIAPDPHGDGTLSVDW from the coding sequence ATGAGCGACGCGGACGAGCCGGTCGACCCCGCCGAAATCGGGGAGACCGACGCGCCACCGGTCGAGGAGAAGCCGTACAAGATCATCTTCGAGGCCAACAAGTGCATCGCCGCGGGGAAGTGTGCCGAGGTCTCCGCGAACTGGGAGATGGACCTGAAATCCGGGCTCGGAACGCCGAAGACGTACTTCTTCGACGAGTCCGAGCTGGACCACAACGTCCGCGCGGCCGAGGTCTGCCCGGCGAAGAAGGACCGCGGCGTCATCCACGTCGTCGACCGCCGGACCGACGAGGAGATCGCTCCCGACCCGCATGGAGACGGGACGCTGTCGGTCGACTGGTGA